Proteins co-encoded in one Gallus gallus isolate bGalGal1 chromosome 27, bGalGal1.mat.broiler.GRCg7b, whole genome shotgun sequence genomic window:
- the CDC6 gene encoding cell division control protein 6 homolog — protein MSVARPQRQATIAFPRRRSARCNAAVLAKAPPADPDPSDPTAPSLSPVSPRPTEPAPITLSPRSTAQPLSPRKRLGDDNLCNVPHATPCSPAKRCKENRGCRVLFGDPTASPGKQSAAGPAVLQRGQETPQGSGRSAGLSRSRLFRQEGTCYQQAKRVLHAALPERLHGREREAAAVRQFLREHLAARRPGSLYIAGAPGTGKTACVSCVLRDCKDELAGSRSAVLNCMALSSAHAVFPAVAEQLGLPTAGAGGRELTRRLERALTAEGPMLLLVLDEMDQLGSRAQDVLYTIFEWPRLPGSRLVLIGLANALDLTERLLARLHTPPLPAPHLLRFAPYGREQLTAILHGRLEQLQGGPVLEPSALQFCARKVSAVSGDARKALDVCRRAVELVELEVRSQTLLQPLPGGDPTAAPCPVPKRVGLPQVSRVLSEVFGDRMAPGSPRARDAFPLQQKILVCSLLLLARHLRTRQVTLGKLHDAYSRVCRRQQLPAVDQTECLSLATLLESRGVLELKRAKDSRLTKVSLKVEEEEAQHALQDATLVGSILARGLF, from the exons atgtCCGTTGCCCGCCCGCAGCGCCAGGCCACCATCGCCTTCCCGCGGCGGAGGAGCGCCCGCTGCAATGCCGCTGTCCTGGCCAAGGCCCCCCCGGCTGACCCCGACCCCTCAGACCCCACCGCCCCGTCCCTCTCACCGGTGTCCCCACGTCCCACAGAGCCCGCCCCCATCACACTGTCACCCCGGAGCACAGCACAACCCCTGAGCCCCCGCAAACGCCTGG GCGATGACAACCTGTGCAATGTGCCCCACGCCACGCCCTGCTCCCCGGCCAAGCGCTGCAAGGAGAACCGCGGCTGCCGAGTGCTCTTCGGGGACCCCACGGCCTCCCCGGGGAAGCagagcgcggcggggccggccgTGCTGCAGCGCGGGCAGGAGACGCCGCAGGGCTCGGGGCGCAGCGCGGGACTCAGCCGCAGCCGCCTCTTCAGGCAGGAAG GCACGTGCTACCAGCAGGCGAAGCGTGTGCTGCACGCGGCGCTGCCCGAGCGCCTGCATGGCCGTGAGAGGGAGGCGGCCGCCGTCCGGCAGTTCCTGCGGGAGCACCTGGCTGCGCGCCGCCCCGGCAGCCTCTACATTGCAGGAGCGCCCGGCACCGGGAAGACAGCGTGCGTGAGCTGCGTGCTGCGCGACTGCAAG GACGAGCTGGCGGGCAGCCGCAGCGCAGTGCTGAACTGCATGGCGCTGAGCAGCGCCCACGCCGTGTTCCCCGCGGTGGCGGAGCAGTTGGGGCTGCCCACGGCTGGGGCGGGCGGCAGGGAGCTGACACGGCGGCTGGAGCGGGCGCTGACGGCCGAGGGACCCATGCT gctgctggtgctggatgAGATGGAccagctgggcagcagggcGCAGGATGTGCTCTACACCATCTTCGAGTGGCCGCGGCTGCCCGGCTCCCGCCTGGTCCTCATTG GGTTGGCCAACGCGTTGGACCTCACCGAGCGCCTCCTGGCGCGTCTGCACACCCCCCCGCTGCCCGCCCCCCACCTGCTGCGCTTCGCCCCCTATGGCCGGGAGCAGCTGACTGCCATCCTGCACGGCcgcctggagcagctgcagggcggCCCCGTCCTCGAGCCCAGCgccctgcagttctgtgcccGGAAGGTCTCCGCTGTGTCCGGCGATGCGCGCAAAGCGCTCGATGTGTGCAG GCGTGCTGTGGAGCTGGTGGAGCTGGAAGTGCGGAGCCAAaccctgctgcagccactgcctgGTG GTGACCCCACAGCCGCGCCCTGCCCCGTCCCCAAGAGAGTGGGGCTCCCGCAGGTGTCCCGTGTCCTCTCGGAGGTGTTTGGGGACAGGATGGCAccaggcagccccagggctcgCGATGCGTTCCCGCTGCAGCAGAAGATCCTCgtgtgctccctgctgctgctcgccCGGCACCTGCGCACACGCCAGGTCACGCTGGGCAAG CTCCACGACGCCTACAGCCGCGTGTGCCGgcggcagcagctccctgcgGTGGACCAGACAGAGTGCCTGTCCCTCGCCACCCTGCTGGAGTCCCGCGgtgtgctggagctgaagcGTGCCAAGGACAGTCGCCTCACCAAG GTGTCCctgaaggtggaggaggaggaggcgcAGCACGCACTGCAGGACGCCACGCTGGTGGGCAGCATCCTGGCACGGGGGCTGTTCTGa